AGAACTACATCTTAAAAAGACAGAGGATTTAGATAATGCGTTAATGGTTGCTTATAATAAAATTATTGAAATACTGGAAAAACCAGAAATTTTAGATGAAATAGAAAAAGGTTCATCTAAAAAAGTGTTTTTTATTGGTCCAACAGGTGTAGGAAAAACAACTACCATTGCTAAAATTGCTTCTCATTACGTCCTTAACCAAAAGAAAAATGTAGCATTAATTACTGCGGACACATATAGAATAGCAGCGGTTGAGCAACTAAGAACTTATGCTAATATACTATGTATTCCTTTAAAAGTGATTTATTCAGTAGAAGAAATGGAAGAAGCCATTAATGAATTCCAAGATAAAGATTTGATTTTAATTGATACAGCAGGTCGATCACATAAAAATGAAATACAAATACAAGAGCTTGGTCATTTAATTGGTTCAGTAGAAGACAAAGAAACGTATTTGGTATTGAGTGCAACCACAAAATATAAAGACCTAATCAATATTACAAAAAGATACAACCACATCTCTAATTATAAATTAATATTCACTAAATTTGATGAAACAAGTTGTTATGGTAACATTTTAAACATAAAGAAAAAAACTAATGCAAAGCTTTCATATTCTACTTTTGGACAAAATGTGCCAGATGATATAAAAGAAATAGACGTACAAGAGATTGCTAAACATTTACTAGGAGGCAATGAATAGATGGATCAAGCTGAACAATTAAGAAAAAAAATAAAAAAGAAAAAAAGCAATGGGAAATCAGCTAGATTAATAACAGTTACCAGTGGAAAAGGAGGCGTTGGAAAAACCAACGTATCCGTTAACTTGGCTGTTCAATTAAAAAAAATGGGTAAAAGAGTTATGATTTTAGATGCCGATTTTGGGCTAGCCAATATTGAAGTTTTATTTGGTATATTTCCAAAGCAGAACTTAAGTGATTTAATATACAAGGGAAAAGATATCAAAGATATTATTACACAAGGTCCTTTAGGCATTGAATTCATATCAGGAGGTTCAGGAATACAGGAACTCTCCCAATTAAGAGATGACCAAATTCACTATTTAATGAGAAAGCTTCAAGAAATTGATTATATGGCAGATATCATTATTATTGATACGGGAGCAGGCATATCCAGTAGTGTTCTCAAATTTGTTATGGCAAGTGAAGAAGTCATTTTAGTGACAACCCCTGAACCAACATCTATAACAGATTCCTATTCTTTGCTAAAAGCGTTAAAAAGATCTGAAGACTTTGATCCACAAAAGACATCTATAAAATTAATAACCAATAAAGTACATTCCAAAAAGGAAGGGGAAAATATTTTCCTAAAACTTAAAATGGTCGTTAAAAAGTTTCTGAATATCGATTTAACTCATCTAGGTATCATCCCACAAGATAATAATATTGAAAAAGCAGTTATTGAACAAAAACCAATAACAATAAAATATCCAAATTCTGGTGCATCTAAAGCTATTGCTGAAATAGCATCTAGTTTATTAGAAATAGAAAATGAATCAATGGAAGAAAAAAGCGGTATGGGTAAATTCATATCTAATTTCGTCAATCTAAAAATATTCAAATAAAACAATTAAAATAATTAAAACAATTAAATCAAAAAATCTTTAGGGGGGCAATTTTATGTTAAGTAAAACCATAAAATTAGGAAACAAAATAGATATTACAAAAACAGATTATTTCTTGAGAGAGGAAATAAAAAGCCATATTTTTGTTAGTCAGCTTTTAGATATCCTAGAAAACAATGTTGTTAATGTTGCGGCACCTATAGAAGCTGGAAAACTAGTGCCATTGCATGTAGACGAAGAATATATTTTGTGTTTTTATACAGAAAAAGGGTTATTCAAATGCCATGGAAAAGTATTTAATCGTTATAGCAAAGAAAATCAACACATTATACAAATCGAAATCTTATCAGAATTAGAAAAATATCAAAGACGTCAATATTATAGAATGGATCTGGTTTTACCCATGAAATACAAAATCAAAGAAGATAAATGGAAAGATAGTTTTATTCTAGATCTCAGTGGTGGTGGCATCAGAATGATTGGTAAAAATAAATTAGAGTTGAATCAATCCATAAGATGTACCTTTGATTTAGAATTTCAAGAAGAAGTCAAAACAGTATTGGTTAAAGGAAATGTTTTAACATCCGATCGAGTGACTAAAAACGATCAAACACAATATGAACACCGAGTAGAATTTTTAGATATTACAAGTGACACCCAAGAAACCATTATAAAATATATCTTTGAAAAAGAAAGAGAGAAAAGAAAACAAGAAAAAGGAATGGTTTAAATGAGACACAAGAAAAAAATTGTCATTATTGATGACTCTGCATTTATGAGAAGGGTGTTTTCTGATATAATTAAATCAGATCAGAGGTTTGATGTTGTGGCAACTGCTAATAATGGGCTTAAAGGTTTGGAAATAATTGAAGAATATAAGCCAGATGCTATTATTTTAGATATTAATATGCCTATTATGGATGGTTTAGATGTATTAGAAGCACTTCAAAAAAAACCTTTTATTCCTACTATTGTTGCAAGTTCTATTGCTGAAAAAGGAGGATACGAGACGATTAAAGCACTAGAATTAGGTGCCTTTGATTTTATAAGAAAGCCAGAGAATATTTTTCATGTAAAAAACACAGATTTTATAACGATTTTTATTGAAAAATTATTACTAGCACTAGAATGTAACAATTGTCCAAGAATTATTATGACCAGTGAAATCAAAAAAACAAAAACAATGAATCCAAACAATACAAGAGATAATAAAATTATTGCAATAGGTTGTTCAACAGGCGGACCAAAAGCTTTACATGATATTATTCCTTATTTGCCAAAGAATTTGAACTCTAGTATTGTGATCGTTCAACATATGCCCAAAGGTTTTACAAAATCTTTAGCCAATCGGTTAAATGATTTAAGTGCTTTAACAGTAAAAGAAGCTGAACATGGAGAAATACTGGAAAGCGGCACAGTTTATATCGCAAAAGGCGGACATCATATGTTCATTAGAAAAAAAAATGATAAACATATCATTGAGCTCAATCAAGAACCGTTAAGAATGAGTCATAGACCATCGGTAAATAATATGTTAGATTCCCTTATTCATACATCATATGACGAAATAATTGGTGTTATATTAACGGGTATGGGAAACGATGGAACAGAAGGTATGTTTAACTTAAAAGAAAACAAGAATACATATGTCATAGCACAAAATGAAGCAACTTGTGTTGTCTATGGAATGCCTAAATCAATTGTAACCAATAAACTTGCTGATACAATATTACCAATACAAGATATTACAAAAACATTAATGACTAAAGTGGGGGTGCTTTAATATGGATATCAGTCAATATTTAGAAATTTTTATTGAGGAATCAAAAGAACATTTACAACTATTAAATGAATCGCTTTTAAATTTAGAAAAAGATCCAGCTAACATTGAGTTGGTTAATGAAATCTTTAGAGTGGCGCATACTTTAAAAGGTATGTCAGGAACAATGGGGTATAAAAGAATGCAAAAATTAACCCATGATATGGAAAATGTATTGGCAGAAATTAGAAATGAAAAAATCAAAACAAGTGCCAATTTATTAGATGTATTATTCCAATCTTTAGATGCATTAGAAGAGTATGTAGATACAATAGTCAACACGGGTACAGAAGGTGAAAATGACAATGAAAAAATAATCGCAGCATTGAACGCAATACTAAATGAAGAAACAGAGGAAGTTGTAGCGGATAAAAAACCAGAAGTAAAAATCTCTGTTGAGACAGAAGGTCAAGAAGATGCTTCTCTTAGAAAGCACAAGGAACTGACGATTACAGAGTATGAAGAAAGCGCAATTTTAAAAGCATATAATGAAAATTATAAAGTATATGGTCTAACCATTTATATTCAAGAAACTTGCATTTTAAAGTCTGCAAGAGCCTTTATTATTTTTAGAACATTAGAAAACCTCGGTCAAGTGATTAAATCCAATCCATCTGTTCAAGAAATTGAAGATGAAAACTTTGATAATGATTTTTCCGTGTTTTTAGTTTCAAATGAAACGCCAGAAAAAATATATGAGGAAATTAGAACCATTGCAGAAGTAAGTGATGTGCTGTTAGATGAAGTATCTTTAGAAGATGCTAAGATAGAAGATTCAGAAGAAAAAGATGATATTCTAGAAGAAATCAACCTGGTTAAGGACACAAAAAAAGATATTAAAAAAGAAGAGCAGCAAAATTCAAATCAAAACAATAAGCCTAAGACCAACAGAACTGTTAGAGTGGATATTGAACGATTAGATAATTTAATGAACTTAGTGAGTGAGTTAATTATCATTAAAAACGGCTTAGAAACCATAGATGTAGATACTCAAGATCAGAATTTTAATGAATCCATTGAGTACTTAGAAAGAGTTACAACCAATCTTCATGATGCAGTAATGAAAGTTCGAATGGTGCCTATTGAACGTGTGTTTAATAGATTCCCAAGAATGATAAGAGATTTATCAAGAAAATTAGATAAAAATATAGAGCTTAATATTACGGGTGAAGATACAGAATTAGATAGAACCGTTATTGATGAAATAGGGGACCCACTTGTTCACTTATTAAGAAATGCGGCAGATCATGGTTTAGAAACAAAAAATGAAAGAGCAAAAACTGGAAAAGACGAACAAGGCATTATTAATTTGACAGCTTATCAAGATGGTAATAATGTTGTTATAGAAGTCGAAGACGATGGCAAAGGTATAGATACGGATAAAGTTAAAGAAAAAGCAGTAAGTAAAGGGGTTATAAGCCCAGAAGTTGCTGAAGCCATGACAGAAAATGAAGCCATTGAGTTATTATTTAAGCCTAGCTTTTCAACGGCAGGTGAAATATCCGATGTTTCTGGTAGAGGTGTCGGTTTAGACGTTGTAAAAACAAAAATTGAAACCTTAGGTGGGGATATAGAAGTAAGAAGTACCTTAGGAATAGGGAGTAAATTTATCATCAGATTACCATTAACATTAGCAATCATACAAGCTTTAATGGTTAATTTAGGACAAGAGAAATATGCAATACCATTAAATACAATACAAACTATTGAAGATATTAAAAAAGATGAAATTAAATATGTGCAATCAAAAGAAGTCATACATCTAAGAGGAAGCGTTATTCCGTTAGTTAGACTGAATGAAGAATTACATGTTACAAAAGAAGAAAATGAAGAAGTGTTAGACTATGAAACGGTTGTAATTGTGAATAAGGGTGATAGAAAAGCTGGTTTTGTAGTAGATAGTTTAATTGGACAACAAGAAATAGTCATTAAATCATTAGGAAAATATTTAATCAATATTAAAATGATTGCTGGAGCAACTATTCTAGGTGATGGTGAAGTAGCACTTATTTTAGATGTTAATACTTTAGTATAAATGGAGGTGCAAATTTATGGAAAACAATGTGAACACCATAAGTAAACAATATATTATTACGAAATTTAATAATGAGCAATTTGGAATTAATATAAAATATGTACAAAACATCGTAAGAATGCAACGTATTACTAGAGTTCCGAAAGCACCTTCATATATCCAAGGTGTAATTAATTTGCGTGGCGATATTATTCCTGTAATGAGTCTAAGAGATAAATTTGGTTTAGAAAAAGATGAATATACGGATAAAACAAGAATCATTATTGTAGAATTAGAAGACAGTAACGTAGGATTAATTGTTGATGAAGTAAAAGAAGTGATACAATTGAATACAGATTTAATTGAAAAAGTTAATCAAGATAGCACCAATGATAAATCACATTATTTATCAGGTATTGGAAAATATGGTGAAGAATTAATATCACTCCTTAATCTTAAGAATATTATTGATGAAAAAGAAAACATATAGGAGAGGAATGCTACTTAATGGATGATAAATTATCAATGGACAAGCTCAATGAAATGCATATTGACATACTAAGGGAAATTGGCAATATCGGTGCAGGCAATGCGACAACTGCCCTTTCCCAAATGATTAATAAAAAAGTTGATATGGGTGTTCCAAAAGTTAATATTCTAGAATTTAAAGAACTATCTGAAGTTTTAGGTGGCGCTGAAAATTTAGTTGTAGGAATACTTTTTAACGTTACAGGAGAAATCAATG
The genomic region above belongs to Natranaerovirga hydrolytica and contains:
- a CDS encoding chemotaxis protein CheW, yielding MENNVNTISKQYIITKFNNEQFGINIKYVQNIVRMQRITRVPKAPSYIQGVINLRGDIIPVMSLRDKFGLEKDEYTDKTRIIIVELEDSNVGLIVDEVKEVIQLNTDLIEKVNQDSTNDKSHYLSGIGKYGEELISLLNLKNIIDEKENI
- the flhF gene encoding flagellar biosynthesis protein FlhF, whose protein sequence is MKLVRYQGENEKEAMLKVKEELGKDALIVNIKTIKPKGFYKLFRKTSIEVTAAVDENISNSNEKKANKEFITNEKSGIIEQKTQNENLDIKGLEKKIEDIQSLFLNQEHVKGEPKSDNEVTSNKVNQIIKSIYNQLLDNEVDEAVANEIIQELHLKKTEDLDNALMVAYNKIIEILEKPEILDEIEKGSSKKVFFIGPTGVGKTTTIAKIASHYVLNQKKNVALITADTYRIAAVEQLRTYANILCIPLKVIYSVEEMEEAINEFQDKDLILIDTAGRSHKNEIQIQELGHLIGSVEDKETYLVLSATTKYKDLINITKRYNHISNYKLIFTKFDETSCYGNILNIKKKTNAKLSYSTFGQNVPDDIKEIDVQEIAKHLLGGNE
- a CDS encoding protein-glutamate methylesterase/protein-glutamine glutaminase, whose protein sequence is MRHKKKIVIIDDSAFMRRVFSDIIKSDQRFDVVATANNGLKGLEIIEEYKPDAIILDINMPIMDGLDVLEALQKKPFIPTIVASSIAEKGGYETIKALELGAFDFIRKPENIFHVKNTDFITIFIEKLLLALECNNCPRIIMTSEIKKTKTMNPNNTRDNKIIAIGCSTGGPKALHDIIPYLPKNLNSSIVIVQHMPKGFTKSLANRLNDLSALTVKEAEHGEILESGTVYIAKGGHHMFIRKKNDKHIIELNQEPLRMSHRPSVNNMLDSLIHTSYDEIIGVILTGMGNDGTEGMFNLKENKNTYVIAQNEATCVVYGMPKSIVTNKLADTILPIQDITKTLMTKVGVL
- a CDS encoding flagellar brake protein, encoding MLSKTIKLGNKIDITKTDYFLREEIKSHIFVSQLLDILENNVVNVAAPIEAGKLVPLHVDEEYILCFYTEKGLFKCHGKVFNRYSKENQHIIQIEILSELEKYQRRQYYRMDLVLPMKYKIKEDKWKDSFILDLSGGGIRMIGKNKLELNQSIRCTFDLEFQEEVKTVLVKGNVLTSDRVTKNDQTQYEHRVEFLDITSDTQETIIKYIFEKEREKRKQEKGMV
- a CDS encoding MinD/ParA family protein; protein product: MDQAEQLRKKIKKKKSNGKSARLITVTSGKGGVGKTNVSVNLAVQLKKMGKRVMILDADFGLANIEVLFGIFPKQNLSDLIYKGKDIKDIITQGPLGIEFISGGSGIQELSQLRDDQIHYLMRKLQEIDYMADIIIIDTGAGISSSVLKFVMASEEVILVTTPEPTSITDSYSLLKALKRSEDFDPQKTSIKLITNKVHSKKEGENIFLKLKMVVKKFLNIDLTHLGIIPQDNNIEKAVIEQKPITIKYPNSGASKAIAEIASSLLEIENESMEEKSGMGKFISNFVNLKIFK
- a CDS encoding chemotaxis protein CheA, which encodes MDISQYLEIFIEESKEHLQLLNESLLNLEKDPANIELVNEIFRVAHTLKGMSGTMGYKRMQKLTHDMENVLAEIRNEKIKTSANLLDVLFQSLDALEEYVDTIVNTGTEGENDNEKIIAALNAILNEETEEVVADKKPEVKISVETEGQEDASLRKHKELTITEYEESAILKAYNENYKVYGLTIYIQETCILKSARAFIIFRTLENLGQVIKSNPSVQEIEDENFDNDFSVFLVSNETPEKIYEEIRTIAEVSDVLLDEVSLEDAKIEDSEEKDDILEEINLVKDTKKDIKKEEQQNSNQNNKPKTNRTVRVDIERLDNLMNLVSELIIIKNGLETIDVDTQDQNFNESIEYLERVTTNLHDAVMKVRMVPIERVFNRFPRMIRDLSRKLDKNIELNITGEDTELDRTVIDEIGDPLVHLLRNAADHGLETKNERAKTGKDEQGIINLTAYQDGNNVVIEVEDDGKGIDTDKVKEKAVSKGVISPEVAEAMTENEAIELLFKPSFSTAGEISDVSGRGVGLDVVKTKIETLGGDIEVRSTLGIGSKFIIRLPLTLAIIQALMVNLGQEKYAIPLNTIQTIEDIKKDEIKYVQSKEVIHLRGSVIPLVRLNEELHVTKEENEEVLDYETVVIVNKGDRKAGFVVDSLIGQQEIVIKSLGKYLINIKMIAGATILGDGEVALILDVNTLV